A stretch of bacterium DNA encodes these proteins:
- the pyrR gene encoding bifunctional pyr operon transcriptional regulator/uracil phosphoribosyltransferase PyrR: protein MTRRLADSKAVTALVTKLASQIVRHNRGVKDLALVGIKRRGVPLAERLAARLSVGNNSRRKRGQSPGARGRAVQSPFSPIPVGAIDITLYRDDLQLVAETPIVRGSEIGFDINGKTLVLVDDVVFTGRTIRAALSELLDFGRPRAIQLAVLVDRGHRELPIQPDFAARTIKTERSDLVDIFLKETDGRDEIVLTRVGSSQKPEAKSQKPR, encoded by the coding sequence ATGACGCGGCGGCTGGCCGACTCCAAGGCAGTCACCGCCCTCGTCACCAAGCTCGCTTCACAGATAGTCCGTCACAATCGCGGAGTCAAAGACCTTGCCCTGGTGGGCATCAAACGCCGGGGAGTGCCGCTGGCCGAGCGGCTCGCCGCGCGGCTGTCGGTCGGGAACAACTCCCGGCGAAAACGGGGACAGTCCCCCGGAGCGCGAGGACGCGCGGTACAGTCCCCATTTTCGCCGATACCGGTCGGGGCGATTGACATCACGCTCTACCGCGATGACCTGCAACTGGTGGCCGAAACACCGATCGTCCGCGGGTCGGAGATAGGCTTCGACATCAACGGCAAGACGCTGGTGCTGGTGGACGACGTGGTCTTCACCGGGCGGACGATTCGGGCGGCACTGAGCGAGCTGCTCGACTTCGGCCGGCCCAGGGCGATACAACTGGCGGTGCTGGTCGACCGCGGGCACCGCGAGCTGCCCATCCAGCCCGATTTCGCAGCCAGAACCATCAAGACCGAGCGGTCTGACCTCGTCGACATCTTCCTGAAGGAAACAGATGGGCGAGATGAGATTGTGCTGACGAGGGTCGGGTCAAGCCAAAAGCCAGAAGCCAAGAGCCAAAAGCCAAGATGA
- a CDS encoding YcxB family protein has translation MTEPLSWTVHRAKETPTRTIVASVLILVFVGFSWVGFGPVLGLLAVVVFFLALNTYFLPVTYTFDDKGIEVDKRVMTTRYEWKQFRRWFRTSGGIVVSPFSHKSYLDNFRGVHLLLPAGSNRMTNDKVRMTNEGQQTGERGTTAVRTADIVVYLEKRFAPPPVDERLKLDDEPGDAVSPSKEETTADGADDHAGSG, from the coding sequence ATGACTGAGCCATTGAGTTGGACCGTACACAGGGCAAAGGAAACACCCACGAGGACGATCGTGGCCTCAGTCCTTATCCTTGTGTTCGTCGGGTTCAGTTGGGTCGGGTTCGGTCCGGTTCTTGGCCTGCTGGCCGTGGTTGTGTTCTTCCTTGCCTTGAACACCTACTTCCTGCCGGTCACATACACGTTTGACGACAAGGGTATAGAGGTAGACAAGCGCGTCATGACGACGCGGTACGAGTGGAAGCAATTCCGCCGCTGGTTCCGCACCTCGGGCGGCATCGTCGTCAGTCCATTCTCGCATAAGAGCTATCTGGACAACTTCCGGGGAGTGCACCTATTGCTGCCTGCTGGCAGCAATAGAATGACGAATGACAAAGTCCGAATGACGAATGAGGGGCAGCAGACGGGGGAACGAGGAACGACGGCGGTTCGGACCGCGGACATTGTCGTGTATCTGGAGAAACGGTTCGCGCCCCCGCCGGTCGACGAACGGTTGAAGCTGGATGACGAGCCGGGCGATGCAGTAAGTCCAAGCAAGGAAGAAACAACCGCAGATGGCGCAGATGATCACGCGGGGTCCGGATGA
- a CDS encoding GDSL-type esterase/lipase family protein → MKVLLLGDSLTEGTVGVGFLPFLREALPQHQYVNLGVNGDTIAGLRRRAEKLQQRGDVAMVWIGTNDVMMYPDWDDNAALEEDYRHLLGATKARARVVFTLPPLIAGRECASGCEYSLGRATEMVKRLSEEAACRCVDIQSTFAWRQDREYTIDGAHLNEAGARLVAEVISEHLRAVLV, encoded by the coding sequence GTGAAGGTTCTCCTGCTTGGCGACAGCCTCACCGAAGGCACGGTCGGGGTCGGATTCCTTCCCTTCCTCAGGGAGGCGCTTCCCCAGCACCAATATGTGAACCTGGGTGTCAACGGTGACACCATCGCGGGTCTGCGTCGTCGTGCCGAGAAGCTGCAGCAGCGCGGCGACGTGGCCATGGTCTGGATCGGTACCAATGACGTGATGATGTACCCCGACTGGGACGATAACGCCGCCTTGGAGGAAGATTACCGGCATCTCCTGGGTGCAACCAAGGCGCGGGCGCGGGTCGTGTTCACTCTGCCGCCGCTGATTGCCGGACGCGAATGCGCGAGTGGGTGTGAATACTCACTCGGCCGGGCAACCGAGATGGTCAAGCGGTTGAGTGAAGAAGCGGCGTGCCGCTGCGTTGACATCCAGTCGACGTTTGCCTGGCGTCAGGACCGCGAGTACACGATCGACGGCGCACACCTGAACGAAGCCGGCGCCCGCCTCGTCGCCGAGGTCATCTCAGAACATCTCCGCGCCGTCCTCGTCTGA
- a CDS encoding alkaline phosphatase family protein: MTTRLLDHPYTIASVTPTLCRLLGIEPPSVCRAPVLEPVLALAPARVDRVLVYAADAIGRVFLDNHPELKKRLAAASDVEVELRAMTPPKTPVCYASMFTGAPPEVHGITKYERPVLACDTLFDALARDGKWVAIVAVKDCSVSIIFRNRPIDYFIEADDAAVLDRTLSLFAGDRYDFILSYNQGYDDELHRTRPDSPEALAAAVRHVETFERLQSVTDQHWAGYSRALVFTPDHGAHYDAAKGKGDHFDDIPDDMDVLHFWRFGAAE, encoded by the coding sequence TTGACCACTAGACTACTCGATCACCCGTACACCATTGCCTCGGTCACCCCGACCCTCTGCCGCCTGCTGGGCATCGAGCCGCCTTCCGTCTGCCGGGCTCCGGTGCTTGAGCCTGTGCTTGCGCTTGCGCCAGCCAGGGTTGACCGTGTGCTTGTCTACGCGGCTGACGCCATCGGCCGTGTCTTTCTCGACAACCATCCGGAGTTGAAGAAGCGGCTGGCTGCCGCGTCGGACGTGGAGGTAGAACTGCGCGCGATGACCCCGCCTAAGACGCCGGTCTGCTACGCATCCATGTTCACCGGCGCTCCGCCTGAAGTCCACGGCATCACGAAATACGAACGTCCGGTGCTGGCCTGCGACACGCTCTTCGATGCGCTGGCGCGGGACGGAAAGTGGGTGGCCATCGTCGCAGTGAAGGACTGCAGCGTGAGCATCATCTTCCGCAACCGTCCGATTGACTACTTCATTGAAGCCGACGACGCCGCCGTGCTGGATCGGACGCTGTCTTTGTTTGCGGGCGACCGCTATGACTTCATTCTCTCCTACAACCAGGGATACGACGACGAGCTTCACCGGACGCGTCCGGACAGCCCCGAGGCGCTCGCCGCAGCCGTCCGGCACGTCGAGACGTTCGAGCGCCTCCAGTCGGTAACTGATCAACACTGGGCTGGGTACAGCCGCGCGCTTGTGTTCACCCCGGACCATGGGGCACACTATGACGCGGCGAAAGGGAAGGGTGATCACTTTGACGACATTCCCGACGACATGGACGTCCTGCACTTCTGGCGGTTCGGGGCGGCGGAGTGA